One segment of Vibrio gazogenes DNA contains the following:
- a CDS encoding dihydrodipicolinate synthase family protein — translation MMKHEIDLKGLVPAPVTPFTRDGDVDFAAIKRLGSWLASVDGVKGLVVLGHAGEGTFLTPEEQCAVITAFKDAVNDEIPIIAGITGEGDMVAALEAKRAVEAGASAGLLYPSHGWLRFGYQEGAPQKRYKTVHEESGLPLILFQYPDVTKATYNLQTLLDIAKQPGVIAMKNGVRNMRRWDTEIPIIRRECSELTILTCHDEYLLHTMFDVDGALVGYGGLAPEPLVELIEAGKARDYPKARAIHDQLFPVTQNVYHRGSHMEGTVALKEGLVARGILEHATVRNPLQPLQEGAHEEIAAALRSAGLVD, via the coding sequence ATGATGAAACATGAAATTGATTTGAAAGGTCTTGTGCCGGCTCCAGTAACTCCTTTTACCCGTGATGGCGATGTTGACTTTGCTGCAATCAAACGTCTCGGTTCATGGCTGGCAAGTGTTGACGGCGTAAAAGGTCTTGTCGTGCTTGGTCATGCTGGCGAAGGTACTTTTTTAACGCCCGAAGAGCAGTGCGCGGTTATTACTGCTTTTAAAGATGCGGTCAATGATGAAATCCCAATTATTGCCGGTATTACTGGTGAAGGGGACATGGTTGCGGCGCTGGAAGCGAAGCGTGCGGTCGAAGCCGGTGCTTCTGCGGGTCTGCTGTATCCTTCACACGGTTGGCTACGTTTTGGTTACCAAGAAGGTGCCCCGCAAAAACGTTATAAAACAGTCCATGAAGAAAGTGGATTACCACTGATTCTGTTCCAATATCCTGATGTGACGAAAGCGACTTATAACCTGCAAACCCTGTTAGATATTGCAAAACAGCCGGGTGTGATTGCGATGAAAAATGGTGTTCGCAACATGCGCCGCTGGGATACCGAAATTCCAATTATTCGTCGTGAATGTTCGGAGCTAACGATTTTGACCTGCCACGATGAATATCTACTTCACACCATGTTTGATGTTGACGGTGCGCTCGTCGGTTACGGCGGTCTGGCGCCTGAGCCTTTGGTTGAACTGATTGAAGCTGGTAAAGCGCGTGACTATCCGAAAGCCCGTGCCATTCACGATCAATTATTCCCAGTAACGCAGAATGTTTATCATCGCGGTTCACATATGGAAGGCACAGTGGCGTTAAAAGAAGGTCTGGTTGCTCGGGGTATTCTTGAGCATGCAACAGTTCGTAATCCGCTCCAACCCCTACAAGAAGGTGCACACGAAGAAATTGCAGCCGCTCTTCGTTCTGCCGGACTTGTTGATTAA
- a CDS encoding sporulation protein has translation MGFFDKVKSIKNFITGGAAKVYLDSSEIVFGEQFELRIRVQVDDADLKIDRVYVEIEGIEEIEVPDVDVIYEYDDEEERRIEIVRAETTTTELEITVDDGQVLNANEKYEWTVNVELPSDALPPYNGEYCQHSYMARASLDCFGNDPDSGWIELDIN, from the coding sequence ATGGGGTTTTTCGATAAAGTAAAATCAATTAAGAATTTCATTACCGGTGGTGCGGCGAAAGTTTATTTAGACTCATCAGAAATTGTGTTTGGTGAGCAGTTTGAATTGCGAATTAGAGTTCAGGTTGATGATGCTGATTTAAAAATCGATCGCGTTTATGTTGAAATTGAAGGTATAGAAGAAATAGAAGTACCGGATGTCGATGTCATTTATGAGTACGATGACGAAGAGGAACGGCGCATAGAAATCGTACGAGCAGAAACCACCACAACAGAATTAGAGATCACAGTGGATGACGGGCAAGTTTTAAATGCCAATGAAAAATACGAATGGACAGTCAATGTCGAGTTACCAAGTGACGCCCTGCCTCCGTATAATGGCGAATATTGTCAGCATTCGTACATGGCACGTGCGTCGCTGGATTGTTTTGGCAACGACCCCGATTCTGGCTGGATTGAGCTTGATATCAACTAA
- a CDS encoding metalloregulator ArsR/SmtB family transcription factor: MTPLQFFKCLSDETRLKSILIIHQLEEVCVCDLMAALELDQPKVSRHLAELRKCNILRDERRGKWVYYQLHEQLPDWAKTVISQTAESNHSYFAEALSKLKATKQQDLCC; encoded by the coding sequence ATGACACCACTACAGTTTTTTAAATGCTTGTCTGATGAAACCAGACTCAAGTCGATTCTGATTATTCATCAGCTCGAGGAAGTTTGCGTGTGTGATCTCATGGCAGCACTTGAGCTTGACCAACCCAAAGTCTCACGCCATTTAGCCGAGCTACGCAAATGTAATATTTTGCGAGATGAGCGCCGTGGCAAGTGGGTGTATTACCAACTCCATGAACAACTTCCTGACTGGGCGAAAACGGTCATCAGCCAAACGGCTGAAAGCAATCACAGCTATTTTGCTGAAGCCTTATCAAAACTAAAAGCGACCAAACAGCAAGATTTATGCTGTTAG
- a CDS encoding arsenate reductase ArsC — MKILYICTHNRCRSILSEAITNHVAGERIIARSAGSQPSGVVHPLSVQYLREANIAVEGLQSQSWDDFEDFKPDVVVTVCDSAAGEACPVWFGNSVKVHWGLADPSKIEGSETEKALGFRACIAEITARVNQLLPIAEKTLAPAELKAELAKLGAL, encoded by the coding sequence ATGAAAATTCTTTATATCTGCACCCACAACCGTTGTAGAAGTATCTTATCTGAAGCCATCACCAATCATGTGGCTGGAGAGCGAATTATTGCAAGAAGTGCGGGGAGCCAGCCTTCAGGGGTCGTGCATCCGCTTTCTGTTCAGTACCTGAGAGAAGCCAACATTGCTGTTGAAGGTCTGCAAAGTCAGTCATGGGATGACTTCGAAGATTTCAAACCCGATGTAGTTGTTACCGTGTGTGATTCTGCTGCCGGAGAAGCCTGCCCGGTGTGGTTTGGTAATTCAGTTAAAGTCCATTGGGGGCTGGCCGACCCTTCCAAAATAGAAGGGAGTGAAACTGAAAAAGCACTTGGGTTTCGCGCCTGTATTGCTGAAATCACAGCGCGGGTTAACCAATTACTCCCGATAGCAGAAAAAACGCTCGCCCCTGCCGAACTAAAAGCTGAACTGGCGAAATTAGGAGCACTGTAG
- the arsH gene encoding arsenical resistance protein ArsH: MIHDMTLPNIDASQLEIPVFDKCQSTSADHAPRILLLYGSLRKRSFSRLVIEECARLLMRMGAEVKIFDPEGLPQADTADENHPKVKELREYMMWSEGQVWCSPERHGSMSSIFKSQIDWVPLSIGAVRPTQGKTLAVMQVCGGSQSFNVVNQLRILGRWMRMVTIPNQSSVAKAFLEFDENDRMKPSSYYNRIVDVMEELMKFTLLLRSDKDYLVDRYSERVESAEQLSQRVNQRSI; this comes from the coding sequence ATGATTCACGACATGACACTGCCGAATATTGATGCGTCACAGCTTGAAATTCCGGTATTTGATAAATGCCAGAGTACATCGGCTGACCATGCACCGCGCATCCTTTTACTTTACGGCTCTTTACGGAAGCGTTCATTCAGCCGCTTAGTGATTGAAGAATGCGCTCGGCTTCTGATGCGAATGGGTGCAGAAGTGAAAATCTTTGATCCCGAAGGCCTGCCACAAGCTGATACTGCAGATGAAAATCACCCCAAGGTGAAAGAACTCAGAGAATACATGATGTGGTCAGAAGGTCAGGTATGGTGTTCGCCAGAACGCCATGGCTCAATGAGCAGTATATTCAAAAGCCAGATTGACTGGGTGCCTCTGAGCATTGGTGCCGTGCGGCCGACGCAGGGTAAAACGTTAGCGGTGATGCAGGTATGTGGTGGCTCACAGTCATTCAATGTGGTGAATCAATTACGTATTCTTGGTCGCTGGATGCGCATGGTCACCATCCCAAACCAATCCAGTGTGGCGAAAGCTTTTCTTGAATTTGATGAAAACGACAGGATGAAGCCTTCCTCCTACTACAATCGTATTGTTGATGTGATGGAAGAACTCATGAAGTTCACGTTATTGCTCCGAAGCGATAAAGACTATTTGGTAGACAGGTATTCTGAACGTGTTGAGTCGGCTGAACAGTTAAGCCAGCGCGTCAACCAGCGTTCTATTTAA
- the arsB gene encoding ACR3 family arsenite efflux transporter: protein MGLFERYLSVWVGIAIVIGILLGSVVPDAFAAIAGLEYAHVNLVIAVLIWLMIYPMMVQIDFSSLKDVGKKPKGLALTLVINWLIKPFTMAFLGWLFFKGLFADWVDPQTATEYIAGMILLGVAPCTAMVFVWSQLTKGDANYTLVQVSINDIVMIFAFAPIAGMLLGVTDITVPWDTLFLSVILYVLIPLIAGAITRQKLDKADDHSRLNQFLATMKPWSVIGLLATVVLLFGFQSETILAKPQAIVLIAIPLLIQTYGIFAIAYFLAKQLKLPHNVAAPACMIGTSNFFELAVAVAISLFGLHSGAALATVVGVLVEVPVMLSLVWFTNRTRHWFGA from the coding sequence ATGGGCTTATTTGAACGCTATTTATCAGTATGGGTGGGGATTGCCATTGTGATTGGTATTCTCCTTGGTAGTGTTGTCCCTGATGCTTTCGCTGCCATCGCCGGTCTTGAATATGCGCACGTGAATTTGGTGATTGCCGTACTCATCTGGCTGATGATTTATCCAATGATGGTGCAGATTGACTTTTCCTCGTTGAAAGACGTGGGTAAAAAACCCAAAGGTCTCGCCCTCACACTCGTGATTAACTGGTTAATCAAGCCGTTTACAATGGCTTTCCTTGGCTGGTTATTCTTCAAGGGGCTGTTTGCTGACTGGGTTGATCCACAAACGGCAACCGAATATATCGCAGGAATGATACTACTCGGCGTTGCACCTTGTACCGCAATGGTGTTTGTCTGGAGTCAACTGACCAAAGGCGATGCGAACTACACGCTGGTGCAGGTTTCCATCAACGACATCGTCATGATCTTTGCCTTCGCACCGATTGCAGGGATGCTCTTAGGTGTCACTGATATTACCGTGCCGTGGGATACACTATTTTTGTCGGTCATCTTGTATGTGCTGATTCCCCTGATTGCAGGGGCAATAACACGGCAAAAGCTGGATAAGGCGGATGACCATTCCCGATTGAATCAGTTTTTAGCGACGATGAAACCCTGGTCAGTGATCGGTTTACTGGCAACCGTCGTTTTACTCTTTGGTTTTCAATCGGAAACAATACTGGCAAAACCGCAAGCGATCGTGCTGATTGCCATTCCTCTGCTGATTCAGACTTACGGAATTTTTGCGATTGCTTATTTTCTCGCCAAGCAATTGAAGTTACCTCATAACGTCGCAGCGCCCGCTTGCATGATTGGCACATCGAACTTCTTTGAACTGGCGGTTGCCGTCGCGATTTCGTTGTTTGGTCTGCATTCAGGCGCGGCACTGGCCACCGTGGTTGGGGTGTTGGTGGAAGTGCCCGTTATGCTATCGCTGGTATGGTTTACGAACCGTACTCGTCATTGGTTCGGAGCGTAA
- a CDS encoding permease, with protein MFEVFTQFADWLTYSVFSLSPESKLGDAVHFFIEDVSKIYVLLVVMIYVIALLRASLNVERVRDYLAGKHKGVGYVLGSAFGAITPFCSCSSIPVFLGFTSAGIPVGITMAFLLTSPLINEVAVLLLMSLLGWKFTLVYVAIGMLVGILGGVFLDFIKAERWLQDFAAKALKNAHNSTVAATSATPQKMTFSARHQFAKDEAVEIFGRVWKWVIIGVGLGAALHGFVPDGWIAQHLGDGQWWSVPAAVLLGIPLYSNATGVIPVMESLIVNGLPIGTTLAFCMSTVAASFPEFILLKQVMQWRLLVTVFLMLLVSFTLVGWLFNALSIYI; from the coding sequence ATGTTTGAAGTGTTCACCCAATTCGCCGATTGGCTGACTTATTCTGTGTTCTCACTGTCACCTGAGTCTAAATTGGGTGACGCTGTACATTTTTTTATCGAAGATGTCAGTAAAATCTATGTTCTATTGGTTGTGATGATTTATGTCATCGCCTTACTGCGAGCATCTCTCAATGTTGAGCGTGTCAGAGATTATCTTGCAGGCAAACACAAAGGTGTAGGATACGTATTAGGTTCTGCTTTCGGCGCGATTACACCCTTTTGTTCCTGTTCTAGTATTCCCGTTTTTTTGGGCTTTACGTCAGCGGGGATTCCCGTTGGTATCACAATGGCCTTTCTGCTCACTTCGCCACTCATCAATGAAGTCGCAGTTTTACTACTGATGAGTCTGCTGGGATGGAAGTTCACGTTGGTATACGTTGCAATCGGGATGCTTGTCGGCATTTTGGGCGGCGTATTTCTGGATTTCATCAAGGCCGAACGATGGCTACAAGATTTTGCAGCAAAGGCCCTGAAGAATGCGCACAACAGCACCGTAGCCGCAACATCGGCAACACCACAAAAAATGACGTTTTCAGCAAGACATCAGTTTGCCAAAGATGAGGCCGTCGAAATTTTTGGCCGGGTGTGGAAATGGGTGATTATTGGTGTCGGTTTGGGGGCCGCCTTACACGGTTTCGTCCCTGACGGCTGGATAGCACAACACCTCGGCGACGGCCAATGGTGGTCAGTCCCTGCGGCAGTGCTCCTTGGCATTCCACTCTATTCTAATGCCACCGGCGTTATTCCGGTGATGGAGAGTTTAATCGTCAATGGACTACCTATCGGAACCACGTTGGCGTTTTGTATGAGTACCGTTGCGGCCAGTTTCCCCGAATTTATTTTATTGAAACAAGTGATGCAATGGCGATTATTAGTCACCGTCTTTTTGATGCTACTCGTGTCCTTTACTTTGGTCGGATGGCTATTTAACGCCTTATCCATTTATATATGA
- a CDS encoding thioredoxin family protein has protein sequence MKNIKVLGSGCAKCTKTAEQIEKIAAELDVEANVTKETDPQTIMQYGVMSTPAVVIDEQLVHSGSIPQPAQIKTWLNS, from the coding sequence ATGAAAAATATTAAAGTGCTTGGCAGTGGCTGTGCAAAATGCACAAAAACAGCAGAACAGATTGAGAAAATTGCGGCTGAACTCGATGTAGAAGCCAATGTGACAAAAGAAACCGACCCACAGACGATAATGCAGTACGGCGTCATGAGCACGCCAGCCGTTGTCATTGATGAACAGCTTGTTCATTCGGGTTCGATCCCTCAACCAGCCCAGATAAAAACGTGGCTGAATAGTTAA
- the arsC gene encoding arsenate reductase (glutaredoxin) (This arsenate reductase requires both glutathione and glutaredoxin to convert arsenate to arsenite, after which the efflux transporter formed by ArsA and ArsB can extrude the arsenite from the cell, providing resistance.): MIVIHHNPECGTSSNVLQIIQDAGYAPVIVEYLQDGWTRNQLMGLFAAANITPREALRTTKSPAKELGLLDENVTDETLITAMLEHPVLVNRPIVCSPKGVKLCRPSEAVLDLLDKWPAGPYFKEDGEQILDEQGYLISAQE; this comes from the coding sequence ATGATTGTGATACATCACAACCCTGAATGTGGTACATCAAGCAATGTTTTGCAGATCATTCAAGATGCGGGATATGCACCGGTCATCGTGGAATATTTACAAGATGGCTGGACGCGAAATCAGCTCATGGGGCTTTTTGCAGCAGCGAACATCACGCCTCGTGAAGCGCTGAGAACGACAAAATCTCCTGCCAAAGAACTGGGGTTACTCGATGAAAATGTGACAGATGAAACCCTCATCACTGCCATGCTTGAACATCCGGTACTCGTCAACCGACCCATTGTTTGCTCTCCGAAAGGAGTCAAATTATGTCGGCCAAGTGAGGCGGTACTGGATCTACTCGACAAGTGGCCGGCTGGCCCCTACTTCAAGGAAGATGGGGAGCAAATCTTGGATGAGCAGGGGTATTTGATATCCGCGCAGGAATAA
- the galK gene encoding galactokinase produces MSDCIQDVKKNFAQVLGYAPSHIIQAPGRVNLIGEHTDYNDGFVLPCAINYQTVVAAAKRNDNLVRVVSVDYGNAVDEFDLTQAITFQPDKMWANYIRGVVKCLLARGYQVRGVDIAVSGNVPQGAGLSSSAALEVVIGQTFKALFDLDISQAEIALNGQQAENEFVGCNCGIMDQMISAQGRKNHAMLLDCRSLATEAVSMPEDMAVLIINSNKKRGLVDSEYNTRRQQCETAARFFGVKALRDVNIEQLYQRRAELDEVVAKRARHVITENERTLEAAKALRAHDMHRMGQLMAESHASMRDDFEITVKEIDTLVEIVKEVIGEQGGVRMTGGGFGGCVVALIPSTLVDSVKAAVEAKYEQATGLKESIYVCKAEAGAGLVTSEL; encoded by the coding sequence ATGTCTGATTGTATCCAAGATGTGAAAAAGAATTTTGCACAAGTGTTGGGCTATGCGCCAAGCCATATAATTCAAGCCCCCGGCCGGGTGAACTTGATTGGTGAACACACTGACTACAATGACGGTTTTGTCCTGCCATGCGCGATTAACTATCAAACTGTGGTCGCCGCGGCAAAGCGGAATGACAATCTGGTGCGGGTTGTATCGGTTGATTATGGCAATGCTGTGGATGAATTCGATCTCACTCAGGCAATCACGTTTCAGCCGGATAAAATGTGGGCGAACTATATTCGCGGCGTTGTAAAGTGCTTGCTGGCTCGCGGTTATCAGGTTCGTGGCGTTGATATTGCTGTCAGCGGCAATGTTCCCCAAGGGGCGGGATTAAGTTCGTCAGCAGCGCTTGAAGTGGTGATCGGACAGACGTTTAAAGCGCTTTTCGATCTCGACATCAGTCAGGCTGAAATTGCATTAAATGGTCAGCAAGCGGAGAACGAATTTGTCGGCTGTAACTGCGGCATCATGGATCAAATGATTTCTGCGCAAGGTCGTAAAAACCACGCCATGCTATTGGACTGCCGGAGTCTGGCAACCGAAGCCGTATCGATGCCGGAAGACATGGCCGTACTCATCATTAACTCCAATAAAAAACGCGGATTAGTGGACAGTGAATACAACACGCGTCGTCAGCAATGTGAAACAGCTGCACGTTTTTTTGGGGTCAAAGCCTTGCGTGATGTGAATATCGAGCAGTTGTATCAAAGACGTGCAGAACTTGATGAAGTCGTCGCTAAGCGCGCCCGTCATGTCATCACTGAAAATGAGCGCACGCTTGAAGCTGCAAAAGCGCTGCGCGCCCATGACATGCACCGCATGGGTCAGTTAATGGCGGAGTCACATGCATCGATGCGTGATGATTTCGAGATCACCGTAAAAGAAATCGATACCTTAGTTGAAATCGTCAAAGAAGTGATTGGCGAACAAGGTGGTGTGCGGATGACCGGTGGCGGCTTTGGTGGCTGTGTCGTTGCGTTGATCCCATCGACCTTGGTTGATAGCGTCAAAGCGGCTGTTGAAGCGAAATATGAACAAGCAACCGGCCTCAAAGAATCGATTTACGTCTGCAAAGCAGAAGCGGGCGCCGGTCTTGTTACCAGTGAGCTGTGA
- a CDS encoding UDP-glucose--hexose-1-phosphate uridylyltransferase has product MSNVEFNPVDHPHRRYNPLTGQWVLVSPHRAKRPWSGADEQPAMDQLPSYDETCFLCPTNTRISGDVNPDYQGTYVFDNDFAALMVDSPDAPESDSPLFKTQGVRGLSRVICFSPDHSKTLPELPVDSIRSVIDTWNEQIEALGKDYIWVQAFENKGESMGCSQPHPHGQIWANSFLPNEIARKDHHQRAYYQTHGSNLLVDYVQAELQDGSRTVVETEHWLALVPYWAAWPFETMLLPKTHIRRMSELSDEQRDDLAVAIKKLTSRYDNLFQCAFPYSMGWHYAPFFTEADAEGESIEHWQLHAVFYPPLLRSASVRKFMVGYEMLAEAQRDLTAEQAAQRLRDLSDVHYKAQ; this is encoded by the coding sequence ATGTCGAACGTTGAATTTAATCCTGTGGATCACCCACACCGCCGTTACAACCCACTGACAGGTCAATGGGTTTTAGTGTCCCCCCACCGTGCCAAACGGCCTTGGAGTGGCGCAGATGAACAACCAGCAATGGATCAATTACCAAGCTACGATGAGACGTGTTTCCTTTGCCCGACAAACACGCGTATTTCTGGCGATGTGAACCCGGACTATCAAGGAACATACGTGTTCGATAATGATTTCGCTGCGCTGATGGTAGATTCACCGGACGCGCCAGAGTCAGACAGTCCACTGTTCAAAACCCAAGGGGTTCGCGGTTTGAGCCGCGTGATCTGTTTCTCTCCTGATCACAGCAAAACCTTGCCGGAGCTTCCCGTAGACAGCATCCGCAGTGTGATTGATACGTGGAACGAGCAAATCGAAGCGCTCGGCAAAGATTACATCTGGGTTCAGGCGTTTGAGAATAAGGGCGAAAGCATGGGCTGCTCTCAACCGCATCCGCATGGTCAAATTTGGGCGAATAGCTTCTTACCGAACGAAATCGCGCGTAAAGATCATCACCAAAGAGCGTATTACCAAACGCATGGCAGCAACTTGTTGGTGGATTATGTTCAAGCTGAACTGCAAGACGGCTCGCGCACTGTCGTTGAAACTGAACACTGGCTCGCGCTGGTGCCTTATTGGGCGGCGTGGCCATTTGAAACCATGCTGCTGCCTAAAACCCATATTCGTCGCATGAGTGAACTGAGTGATGAGCAACGTGACGATCTCGCCGTCGCAATCAAAAAACTGACCAGCCGTTACGACAACCTATTTCAATGCGCTTTTCCATACAGCATGGGGTGGCACTATGCGCCGTTCTTTACCGAAGCGGATGCAGAAGGGGAAAGCATTGAACACTGGCAATTACACGCGGTGTTTTACCCGCCACTACTCCGCAGTGCGTCGGTGCGTAAATTCATGGTGGGTTACGAAATGTTGGCAGAGGCACAACGAGATCTCACCGCCGAACAAGCGGCGCAGCGTCTGCGTGACCTGAGCGATGTGCACTACAAAGCGCAGTAA
- the galE gene encoding UDP-glucose 4-epimerase GalE → MKVLVTGGMGYIGSHTCVRLIESGIEPIIIDNLSNAKVEVLSRIEALTGQQPLFYQGDVRDEAFLDSVFASHNIQAVIHFAGLKAVGESVAKPLEYYDNNVNGSFVLARCMRKAGVKSLVFSSSATVYGDPDTVPITEASPTGATTNPYGRSKYMVEQGLSDLFFAEGDWSITLLRYFNPVGAHPSGTMGEDPQGIPNNLMPFIAQVAIGRREYLSVFGHDYPTPDGTGVRDYIHVMDLAEGHIAALKTVGEQSGLHIYNLGTGQGSSVLEMVEAFSVACGQPVRYELCPRRPGDIAECWASTEKAERELGWKATRSVAEMTADTWHWQSKNPQGYSPE, encoded by the coding sequence ATGAAAGTTCTGGTGACAGGCGGAATGGGATATATCGGTAGTCACACGTGTGTCCGGCTCATTGAATCGGGTATCGAGCCAATCATTATCGATAATTTGTCTAACGCCAAAGTAGAAGTCTTAAGCAGAATTGAAGCTCTCACGGGCCAACAACCTTTGTTTTATCAAGGCGACGTCCGGGATGAAGCCTTCTTGGATTCAGTATTTGCGAGCCACAATATTCAGGCGGTCATTCACTTTGCCGGCCTCAAGGCGGTGGGGGAGTCCGTTGCAAAACCGCTGGAATATTATGACAACAACGTCAACGGCTCATTTGTTCTGGCGCGTTGTATGCGTAAAGCCGGTGTGAAAAGTCTGGTCTTTAGTTCTTCTGCCACCGTATACGGTGATCCTGACACGGTGCCGATTACTGAAGCATCGCCGACCGGTGCGACCACCAATCCTTACGGGCGGAGTAAATACATGGTGGAGCAGGGGTTGAGTGACTTATTTTTTGCCGAAGGGGACTGGAGTATTACGTTGCTCCGTTACTTTAATCCGGTCGGTGCTCACCCCTCTGGCACAATGGGGGAAGATCCGCAAGGCATCCCCAATAACTTGATGCCATTTATTGCTCAAGTCGCGATAGGGCGTCGAGAGTATCTGTCGGTATTCGGTCACGATTACCCGACACCAGACGGCACCGGCGTGCGCGACTACATTCACGTCATGGATTTAGCCGAAGGCCATATTGCCGCGCTCAAAACGGTTGGTGAACAGTCAGGGTTACACATCTATAACCTCGGGACGGGTCAAGGTTCGAGCGTGCTTGAAATGGTGGAAGCCTTCAGTGTGGCGTGCGGTCAGCCGGTGCGTTACGAGTTGTGTCCTCGTCGTCCGGGGGATATTGCTGAATGTTGGGCCAGTACAGAAAAAGCAGAACGTGAACTGGGTTGGAAAGCAACACGTAGCGTGGCAGAGATGACGGCCGATACTTGGCATTGGCAGTCTAAGAACCCACAAGGTTATTCCCCAGAGTAA